Proteins from one Mastacembelus armatus chromosome 16, fMasArm1.2, whole genome shotgun sequence genomic window:
- the pomgnt2 gene encoding protein O-linked-mannose beta-1,4-N-acetylglucosaminyltransferase 2, protein MRASVVGCKMSVGALLNGLLVSVVAALLWKYSKLSEHATLLEEELHMTRQTQELSQARIDYHVALQALQEHGTRMVCTGKMHTDRICRFDYLCYGSEAEEFVFFHSNSSVMLPNLGSRRFQPALLDLSSVEDHNTQYFNFLELPAAALKFMPKPVFVPDVTLILNRFNPDNLMHVFHDDLLPAFYTMKQYSDLDDEARLVFMEGWGEGPHFDLYRLLSSKQPLLKEQLKNFGKLMCFTKSYVGLSKMTTWYQYGFVQPQGPKANILVSGNEIRQFARALMEKMNITTVEEAEKDGGSAEDEKEKEMKDDYIVVFSRSTTRLILNEAELIMALAQEFQMRVVTVSLEEQTFPSIVQVISGASMLVSMHGAQLITSLFLPRGAAVVELYPFAVNPEQYTPYKTLASLPGMDLHYISWRNTKEENTVTHPDRPWEQGGIAHLEKDEQERILASKEVPRHLCCRNPEWLFRIYQDTLVDIPSVLEVLREGMKTKPSFKKSRPASTVHPGRVREAQCQTSVQTTNEAKLTVSWQIPWNLKYLKVREVKYEVWIQEQGENTYMPYILPQQNYTFSENIKPFTTYLVWVRCIFNKNLLGPFADVLMCRT, encoded by the coding sequence ATGCGGGCTTCAGTGGTAGGCTGCAAGATGAGCGTAGGTGCGCTTCTTAATGGGCTGCTGGTCTCAGTGGTCGCAGCTCTCCTTTGGAAGTATTCCAAGCTAAGTGAGCATGCTACCCTGCTAGAGGAAGAGCTGCACATGACACGGCAGACCCAGGAGCTCTCACAGGCCCGTATTGACTACCATGTTGCCCTGCAGGCTCTACAAGAACATGGCACCCGCATGGTCTGCACAGGCAAGATGCATACTGACCGCATCTGCCGCTTTGACTACCTCTGCTACGGCTCCGAGGCAGAGGAGTTTGTGTTCTTCCACTCCAATTCCTCTGTCATGCTGCCTAACTTGGGCTCAAGGCGCTTCCAGCCTGCCCTGCTGGACCTATCGTCAGTAGAGGATCACAACACTCAGTACTTCAACTTTTTAGAACTaccagctgctgctttaaagtTCATGCCCAAGCCGGTGTTCGTACCAGATGTGACACTAATCCTAAACCGGTTTAATCCTGATAACCTAATGCATGTATTCCACGATGACCTACTCCCAGCGTTCTATACCATGAAACAGTATTCAGACTTGGATGATGAGGCTCGTCTGGTGTTCATGGAGGGCTGGGGTGAAGGCCCGCACTTTGACCTTTATCGCCTTCTCAGCAGCAAGCAACCACTACTCAAAGAACAGCTTAAAAACTTTGGCAAGCTAATGTGTTTTACCAAATCTTATGTTGGCTTGTCAAAGATGACCACCTGGTACCAGTATGGGTTTGTCCAGCCACAGGGGCCTAAAGCTAACATCTTGGTTTCAGGGAATGAGATCCGGCAGTTTGCCAGGgctctgatggagaaaatgAACATCACCACAGTGGAGGAGGCTGAGAAGGATGGAGGCAGTGCTGAAgatgagaaggagaaagagatgaaggATGATTACATTGTTGTGTTCAGTCGTTCAACAACTAGGTTAATACTTAATGAAGCTGAACTTATCATGGCGCTGGCACAGGAGTTCCAGATGAGAGTGGTCACAGTGTCGCTGGAGGAACAGACTTTCCCCAGTATTGTCCAGGTGATCAGTGGTGCTTCCATGTTAGTCAGTATGCATGGAGCTCAGCTCATCACCTCACTCTTTCTCCCCAGAGGAGCTGCAGTGGTGGAGCTGTACCCCTTTGCTGTGAACCCAGAGCAGTACACCCCATATAAAACCCTTGCATCCCTTCCAGGCATGGACCTTCACTATATCTCATGGAGGAACACTAAGGAAGAGAACACCGTCACCCACCCAGACAGACCCTGGGAACAAGGAGGCATTGCTCACTTGGAGAAGGATGAGCAAGAGCGAATACTGGCCAGTAAGGAAGTCCCCAGGCACTTGTGCTGTCGCAATCCAGAGTGGCTGTTTCGGATTTACCAGGACACTTTAGTCGACATCCCTTCTGTCCTGGAAGTCCTCAGAGAGGGCATGAAGACCAAGCCCAGCTTCAAAAAGTCAAGGCCAGCCAGTACGGTCCATCCAGGACGGGTCAGAGAAGCACAATGCCAAACTTCAGTGCAAACCACTAATGAGGCTAAACTCACAGTCTCCTGGCAGATCCCATGGAATTTGAAATATCTGAAAGTAAGAGAGGTGAAGTACGAGGTGTGGATCCAGGAGCAGGGAGAGAACACCTACATGCCTTATATCCTTCCCCAGCAAAACTACACtttttcagaaaacattaaGCCCTTCACCACCTACCTGGTCTGGGTCCGATGTATCTTCAACAAGAACCTCCTAGGCCCGTTTGCAGATGTTCTTATGTGCAGGACCTAG